The Candidatus Limnocylindria bacterium genome has a window encoding:
- a CDS encoding Hsp70 family protein, giving the protein MRFGLDFGTSNTSVAVWDGERSTVLPVDPLAGAAMPTVLYVRRDGSSIVGRPAIDAYLLDNRQRGPVTREFKPLGIRMESSNPRQKTVEAVIYTDTSSPGRLFQALKTFLGDPLDVRTNVFGEERGLEDLIAVVLAHVRERVRDLVGEMPAEITVGRPVEYIGGPAAEARAVGRMRRAAELAGIGEVRFAFEPVGAAHAADVTSGLTLVFDFGGGTLDLAIVRRQAGALEVLSTAGRNIGGDRCTERLIDDVIAPQLGSRATWTPKRLRLPAFMVNALHDWHALSALNEKPLLEALDDLVRQGAPKRELAALRSAIELQLGYEIFMTADITKCALSSEPAAILTYHHGAVDVDARVTRGRFERLIDNLVTETDALVTDVLVRATVRSTDIVEVVTTGGSSAIPAFRALLARRFPNARVRDAAAFTSVAAGLAMPGVEEAALAR; this is encoded by the coding sequence GTGCGTTTCGGTCTCGACTTCGGTACCTCCAACACGTCGGTCGCTGTCTGGGACGGCGAGCGCTCGACCGTGCTGCCTGTCGACCCGCTCGCCGGGGCCGCGATGCCGACGGTCCTGTACGTCCGGCGCGATGGGTCGAGCATCGTCGGGCGGCCGGCGATCGACGCGTATCTCCTGGATAACCGCCAGCGCGGCCCGGTCACGCGGGAGTTCAAGCCGCTCGGCATCCGGATGGAGTCGTCGAACCCGCGGCAGAAGACGGTCGAGGCCGTGATCTACACCGACACGTCTTCACCGGGCCGGCTCTTCCAAGCGCTGAAGACCTTCCTGGGCGATCCGCTCGACGTTCGCACAAACGTGTTCGGCGAGGAGCGCGGCCTTGAAGACCTCATCGCCGTGGTCCTCGCGCACGTGCGGGAGCGCGTACGCGACCTCGTCGGCGAAATGCCAGCGGAGATCACGGTCGGCCGGCCCGTCGAGTACATCGGCGGGCCGGCGGCCGAGGCGCGGGCCGTGGGCCGCATGCGTCGCGCGGCGGAGCTCGCCGGGATCGGTGAGGTCCGCTTCGCGTTCGAGCCCGTCGGCGCTGCGCACGCGGCGGACGTCACGTCGGGGCTGACGCTCGTCTTCGATTTCGGCGGCGGCACGTTGGACCTCGCGATCGTTCGGCGCCAGGCCGGAGCGCTCGAGGTGCTGTCGACGGCGGGCCGCAACATCGGCGGCGACCGCTGCACGGAGCGGCTCATCGACGACGTCATCGCGCCACAGCTCGGCTCGCGGGCGACCTGGACACCGAAACGTCTGCGTCTACCAGCGTTCATGGTGAACGCGCTGCACGACTGGCATGCGCTATCGGCACTGAACGAGAAGCCGCTGCTCGAGGCGCTCGACGATCTCGTTCGCCAGGGCGCTCCGAAGCGCGAGCTCGCCGCACTCCGCAGCGCCATCGAGCTCCAGCTCGGTTACGAGATCTTCATGACCGCGGATATCACCAAGTGCGCTCTCTCGAGCGAGCCCGCGGCGATCCTCACCTATCACCACGGCGCGGTCGACGTCGACGCCCGCGTGACACGCGGTCGGTTCGAACGCCTCATCGACAACCTCGTGACGGAGACGGACGCGCTCGTTACGGACGTGCTCGTCCGCGCGACGGTGCGCTCGACCGACATCGTCGAGGTCGTGACGACGGGCGGATCGAGCGCGATCCCGGCCTTCCGCGCGCTCCTCGCGCGGCGCTTCCCGAACGCGCGCGTTCGTGACGCAGCGGCATTCACGAGCGTCGCCGCGGGTCTTGCGATGCCTGGCGTCGAGGAAGCCGCGCTCGCGCGGTAA
- a CDS encoding MerR family transcriptional regulator, whose protein sequence is MAGGHRPVYVISIAAGLAGCHPRTLRIYEEEGLLEPVRTETNIRLYSDDDLQRVRVIRYLTQVRGVNLAGVKLLLHMRDAADLMEDLMRELAELGSEKDDVDGQVDTADQRPKRGRTDGTRF, encoded by the coding sequence ATGGCAGGTGGTCACCGACCCGTCTACGTCATCTCCATCGCGGCCGGTCTCGCGGGCTGCCATCCGCGGACGCTACGGATCTACGAGGAGGAGGGCCTGCTCGAACCGGTCCGGACCGAGACGAACATCCGCCTCTACTCCGATGACGATCTGCAGCGCGTACGCGTGATCCGGTACCTGACACAGGTGCGCGGCGTGAACCTCGCGGGCGTGAAGCTGCTTCTTCACATGCGCGATGCTGCGGACCTGATGGAGGACCTCATGCGCGAGCTCGCAGAGCTCGGCAGCGAAAAGGACGACGTGGACGGACAGGTGGACACCGCCGACCAAAGACCAAAGCGCGGCCGAACAGACGGCACGCGCTTCTAA
- a CDS encoding Hsp20/alpha crystallin family protein has product MTIARFTPMTDIVSLRDAMDRLFEESYIRPTVWTGLAAGQMAVPVDLWETKDAYHLRADLPGVTPNELEINATSDSISIGGEVKGRTDVSEDGWLRQERRAGKFQRAFTLPVAIDPTKVEATFENGVLQLVLPKAENVKPRTIKVNATGGNSK; this is encoded by the coding sequence ATGACCATCGCCCGATTCACGCCAATGACCGACATCGTGTCCCTCCGCGACGCCATGGATCGTCTCTTCGAGGAGAGCTACATCCGTCCGACCGTTTGGACGGGGCTCGCCGCGGGCCAAATGGCGGTCCCGGTGGACCTCTGGGAGACGAAAGACGCCTATCACCTCCGCGCTGATCTTCCCGGTGTGACTCCGAATGAATTGGAGATCAACGCAACGAGCGATTCCATCTCGATCGGTGGCGAGGTCAAGGGCCGGACCGACGTGAGTGAGGACGGTTGGCTCCGACAGGAGCGGCGCGCGGGCAAGTTCCAGCGCGCCTTCACCCTTCCCGTCGCGATCGATCCGACCAAGGTCGAGGCGACCTTCGAGAACGGCGTTCTGCAGCTCGTGCTGCCGAAGGCTGAGAACGTGAAGCCCAGGACCATCAAGGTCAACGCGACCGGCGGGAACTCGAAGTAG
- the lon gene encoding endopeptidase La translates to MTDETKTTTPTGAYPSDLPVVPLREAVVFPKLVVPLGVGREKSVAAINAAMAEERHLIVLVAQRDAEIDDVQPEQIHNVGTVAEIVRLLRIPDGSAQIIVQGAQRVRITGYQPESRFFRVTFEPIEEELGDPVEREAQMRNVKALFERYVDNGGSILPELAMTAKNTDDPAHFSDLVASSPDLTLEQRQQLLETRNVIERLRFLGVFLAKQNEILELKQKIQSEVQQTLDKTQREYILREQMKAIQKELGDDDQGSEVRELREKIEAAGMPDPVKEKALKELGRLEKIPQASPETGVIRTYVDWLVSLPWKVAANDDWDIAQAAKILDEDHYGLPKVKDRIIEYMAVRKLSQNLRAPILCFVGPPGVGKTSLGKSIARAMGRKFIRMSLGGIRDEAEIRGHRRTYVGALPGRILQNMKTAAEVNPVFMLDEIDKVGADFRGDPSSALLEVLDPEQNNTFSDHYLEVPYDLSKVIFITTANVEDTIIAPLRDRMEIIRLPGYTEEEKLHIAKGYLVPRQLKQHGLAGGERTDGEVKTDGPVSQDGTNVQPAVTPAIEPKLVIGDEVLRELVRRYTREAGVRNLEREIGTMCRKVARAIAEGKTDKVEITLDKVSEYLGPQRFDYGLAEEEDQVGAATGVSVSEAGGDVLTVEATVIDGKDEDFTLTGQIGKVMEESARAALSYVRAHERDFGIPKGFFEDHAMHIHVPAGAIPKDGPSAGVTMATAIVSALSGRRVRRDVAMTGEITLRGRVLPIGGVKEKLLAAHRAGIKVFILPEKNKRDLIDIPKEVLDTVEIKTVDNVDQVLKIALQPGGPTVTPAQIEAAAHTSIVPPPAH, encoded by the coding sequence ATGACGGACGAAACGAAGACGACCACGCCGACGGGCGCGTACCCGAGCGATCTACCGGTGGTACCCCTGCGCGAAGCGGTCGTCTTCCCGAAGCTGGTCGTGCCACTCGGCGTCGGCCGCGAGAAGTCCGTCGCCGCGATCAACGCCGCGATGGCGGAAGAGCGGCACCTCATCGTGCTCGTCGCCCAGCGCGACGCCGAGATCGACGACGTGCAGCCCGAGCAGATCCACAACGTGGGCACCGTCGCCGAGATCGTGCGTCTGCTTCGCATCCCGGACGGCAGTGCGCAGATCATCGTCCAGGGCGCCCAGCGTGTACGCATCACCGGATACCAGCCTGAGTCGCGATTCTTCCGCGTCACCTTCGAGCCCATCGAAGAGGAGCTCGGTGACCCGGTGGAGCGCGAGGCGCAGATGCGCAACGTGAAGGCGCTCTTCGAGCGCTACGTCGACAACGGGGGATCCATCCTGCCCGAGCTCGCGATGACCGCGAAGAACACCGATGACCCGGCGCACTTCTCGGACCTCGTCGCATCGAGCCCGGACCTCACGCTGGAGCAGCGCCAGCAGCTTCTCGAAACGCGCAACGTCATCGAGCGACTGCGCTTCCTCGGCGTGTTCCTCGCGAAGCAGAACGAGATCCTCGAGCTGAAGCAGAAGATCCAGAGCGAGGTCCAGCAGACGCTCGACAAGACGCAGCGCGAATACATCCTGCGCGAGCAGATGAAGGCGATCCAGAAGGAGCTCGGCGACGACGACCAGGGCTCCGAGGTGCGGGAGCTGCGCGAGAAGATCGAAGCGGCCGGCATGCCCGATCCGGTGAAGGAGAAGGCGCTCAAGGAGCTCGGCCGGCTCGAGAAGATCCCGCAGGCGTCGCCCGAGACAGGAGTTATCCGCACCTACGTCGACTGGCTGGTATCGCTGCCGTGGAAGGTCGCGGCGAACGACGACTGGGACATCGCTCAGGCGGCGAAGATCCTCGACGAGGACCACTACGGCCTGCCGAAGGTCAAGGACCGGATCATCGAGTACATGGCGGTGCGCAAGCTCTCGCAGAACCTGCGCGCCCCGATCCTCTGCTTCGTCGGCCCGCCGGGCGTCGGCAAGACGAGTCTTGGCAAGTCGATCGCGCGCGCGATGGGTCGCAAGTTCATCCGCATGTCGCTCGGCGGCATCCGTGACGAGGCCGAGATCCGCGGGCACCGCCGCACCTACGTCGGCGCGCTCCCCGGCCGGATCCTCCAGAACATGAAGACCGCCGCTGAAGTGAACCCCGTGTTCATGCTCGACGAGATCGACAAGGTCGGCGCGGACTTCCGCGGCGACCCGAGCTCGGCGCTGCTCGAGGTGCTCGACCCCGAGCAGAACAACACGTTCTCCGACCACTACCTCGAGGTGCCGTACGACCTCTCGAAGGTCATCTTCATCACAACGGCCAACGTCGAGGACACGATCATCGCGCCGCTTCGCGACCGCATGGAGATCATCCGTCTCCCCGGCTACACCGAGGAGGAGAAGCTTCACATCGCGAAGGGCTACCTCGTCCCGCGCCAACTGAAGCAGCACGGCCTCGCCGGCGGCGAGCGTACCGACGGCGAGGTGAAGACGGACGGTCCGGTCTCGCAGGACGGCACGAACGTCCAGCCGGCCGTGACGCCCGCGATCGAGCCCAAGCTCGTGATCGGCGACGAGGTTCTCCGGGAGCTCGTCCGCCGCTACACGCGCGAGGCCGGCGTCAGGAACCTCGAGCGCGAGATCGGCACGATGTGTCGCAAGGTCGCGCGTGCGATCGCCGAGGGCAAGACCGACAAGGTCGAGATCACACTCGACAAGGTCTCCGAGTACCTCGGCCCACAGCGCTTCGACTACGGCCTGGCCGAGGAAGAGGATCAGGTCGGGGCCGCCACCGGCGTCTCGGTCTCCGAGGCGGGCGGTGACGTGCTCACCGTCGAGGCCACCGTCATCGACGGGAAGGACGAGGACTTCACACTCACCGGCCAGATCGGCAAGGTGATGGAGGAGTCCGCCCGCGCCGCGCTCTCTTACGTCCGAGCTCACGAGCGTGACTTCGGGATCCCGAAGGGATTCTTCGAGGACCACGCGATGCACATCCACGTCCCCGCGGGCGCCATCCCCAAGGATGGTCCGTCCGCCGGCGTGACGATGGCGACCGCCATCGTGTCCGCCCTCTCGGGCCGCCGCGTCCGACGCGACGTCGCGATGACCGGTGAGATCACGCTGCGCGGTCGCGTCCTTCCGATCGGCGGGGTGAAGGAGAAGCTGCTCGCGGCGCACCGCGCCGGGATCAAGGTCTTCATCCTCCCCGAGAAGAACAAAAGGGACCTGATCGACATCCCCAAGGAAGTTCTCGACACGGTCGAGATCAAGACCGTCGACAACGTCGACCAGGTCCTGAAGATCGCCCTCCAGCCGGGAGGGCCGACTGTGACGCCGGCGCAGATCGAGGCGGCCGCGCATACGTCGATCGTCCCGCCGCCGGCACACTAG
- a CDS encoding DnaJ C-terminal domain-containing protein, whose product MPVEYKDYYKTLGVSKNASAEEIKKAYRKAARQHHPDINKKPEAEKRFKEINEANEVLSDPEKRKRYDTVGPEWERFRQGGQQPGGFQWVYTGQPGQDPFNGGEAGGFSDFFRTLFGEGQTDFDAGTLFGRPSTRRRRAVAGTDVESEVEVTLAEAYKGTERSVEMRLPDGATRRLSVKIPAGVKDGQRIRLAGQGAPGSAGGPSGDLFLRVRVRPHPVFERDGEDLRLVLPVALHEALLGAEVTVPTLKGRVSLRIPPETQNGRTIRLAGQGMPRATGGHGDLYLTVKVVLPTKLTDKERELVTELATTRAGEDPRKGLL is encoded by the coding sequence ATGCCGGTCGAATACAAGGACTACTACAAGACACTCGGCGTCTCGAAGAACGCGAGCGCCGAGGAGATCAAGAAGGCATACCGCAAGGCCGCGCGCCAGCACCATCCCGACATCAACAAGAAGCCTGAGGCCGAGAAGCGCTTCAAGGAGATCAACGAGGCCAACGAGGTGCTCTCCGATCCCGAGAAGCGCAAGCGCTACGACACCGTCGGTCCGGAGTGGGAGCGCTTCCGGCAAGGCGGCCAGCAACCCGGTGGATTCCAGTGGGTCTACACCGGCCAACCCGGCCAGGACCCGTTCAACGGCGGCGAAGCGGGAGGGTTCTCCGACTTCTTCCGCACGCTGTTCGGCGAGGGACAGACGGACTTCGACGCCGGGACACTCTTCGGGCGTCCGAGCACGCGGCGGCGTCGTGCGGTTGCGGGTACGGATGTCGAGAGCGAGGTCGAGGTAACGCTGGCGGAGGCGTACAAGGGCACCGAGCGATCGGTCGAGATGCGCCTCCCCGATGGAGCGACGCGCCGCCTCAGCGTGAAGATCCCGGCGGGCGTGAAGGACGGTCAGCGCATCCGGCTCGCGGGACAGGGCGCGCCGGGCAGCGCGGGCGGACCATCGGGCGATCTTTTCCTCCGCGTGCGTGTGAGGCCGCATCCGGTCTTCGAGCGAGACGGTGAGGATCTGAGGCTGGTGTTACCCGTGGCTCTGCACGAGGCGCTGCTCGGCGCGGAGGTCACGGTCCCGACACTCAAAGGACGCGTGTCGCTCCGGATACCGCCCGAGACTCAGAACGGCCGGACCATCCGGCTCGCGGGGCAGGGGATGCCGCGCGCGACCGGTGGGCACGGCGATCTGTACCTGACCGTCAAGGTCGTGCTGCCGACGAAGCTGACCGACAAAGAGCGCGAGCTCGTCACGGAGCTCGCGACGACACGCGCTGGTGAGGATCCCCGCAAGGGACTCCTCTAA
- the clpB gene encoding ATP-dependent chaperone ClpB: MDPKKLTEKSQEAIISAQQRATENGHSQIDVEHIAAALLEQQGGVVPSVLTALGVQPAQLTAALHTELERQPKVSGNVQIGASARLGRVLQQAQKEADALGDEYVSTEHLLLAMTADNGYTGQALKRLGITHERVLGALKDVRGNQRVTDANPEGKYQSLDKYGRDLTDLARKGKIDPVIGRDEEIRRVIQVLSRRTKNNPVLIGEPGVGKTAIVEGLAQRIVRGDVPEGLKEKRIFELNIGSLLAGAKYRGEFEERLKAVLKEIASSEGQIILFIDELHTVVGAGAAEGAVDAANMLKPMLARGELHTIGATTLDEYRKHIEKDAALERRFQPVYVGEPSIEDTISILRGLRERYEVHHGVRIQDSALVAAATLSARYISDRFLPDKAIDLVDEAASKLRMEIDSMPAELDEVDRRIRQLEIEREALRKETDEASRERLVRLEKELANLKESSEGLRSRWQQEKAAIQQIREKKSQLEQVRMDIEKAERAADYGKAAELKYGTLAALEREVREAEEKLASLQRGEKLLTEEVTPEDIAEVVAKWTGIPVTKLLEGEVSKLLRMEENLHARIVGQEEAVTAVANAVRRARAGMQDPNRPLGSFLFLGPTGVGKTLLAKALAEFLFDDEKAMVRIDMSEYMEKHTVARLIGAPPGYIGFEEGGQLTEAVRRRPFAVLLLDEIEKAHPDVFNVLLQVLDDGRLTDGHGRTVSFKNVVIIMTSNVGSTFITELADQPEMMRKRVMDALRGQFRPEFLNRVDEIVIFKNLVTEQLMEIVEKEVQILAKRLAERKLTLELTRNAKAFVAKEGWDPAYGARPIKRTIQRLILDPLAQKVLSGEFKEGDTVVVDADNGKVVFWSQQYAAEKAEEHEKKPVGAGKMN; this comes from the coding sequence ATCGATCCGAAGAAGCTCACAGAGAAATCGCAAGAAGCGATCATCAGCGCGCAGCAGCGCGCGACCGAGAACGGACACAGCCAGATCGATGTCGAGCACATCGCCGCTGCGCTGCTCGAGCAGCAGGGCGGGGTCGTGCCGAGCGTACTGACGGCGCTCGGCGTTCAACCCGCGCAGCTCACTGCCGCGCTGCACACCGAGCTCGAGCGACAGCCGAAGGTCTCCGGCAACGTGCAGATCGGCGCGTCCGCGCGTCTCGGGCGCGTGCTGCAGCAGGCGCAGAAGGAAGCAGACGCGCTCGGCGACGAATACGTCTCGACCGAGCACCTGCTGCTCGCGATGACCGCCGACAACGGTTACACCGGCCAGGCGCTCAAGCGCCTCGGCATCACGCACGAGCGCGTGCTGGGTGCGCTCAAGGACGTGCGGGGCAACCAGCGCGTGACCGACGCGAATCCGGAGGGCAAGTACCAGTCCCTTGATAAATACGGCCGCGACCTCACCGACCTAGCGCGAAAGGGCAAGATCGATCCGGTCATCGGCCGCGACGAGGAGATCCGACGGGTCATTCAGGTGCTGTCGCGTCGCACGAAGAACAACCCCGTGCTCATCGGCGAGCCAGGCGTCGGCAAGACCGCGATCGTCGAGGGACTCGCGCAGCGCATCGTTCGCGGCGACGTCCCGGAGGGCCTCAAAGAGAAGCGCATCTTCGAGCTGAACATCGGCTCGCTCCTCGCGGGCGCGAAGTACCGCGGCGAGTTCGAGGAGCGGCTCAAGGCCGTCCTGAAGGAGATCGCGTCGAGCGAGGGCCAGATCATCCTGTTCATCGACGAGCTCCACACCGTCGTCGGGGCCGGCGCGGCCGAGGGCGCGGTGGACGCCGCGAACATGCTGAAGCCGATGCTTGCGCGCGGCGAGCTTCACACGATCGGCGCGACGACGCTCGACGAATACCGCAAGCACATCGAGAAGGACGCCGCGCTCGAGCGGCGCTTCCAGCCGGTGTACGTCGGCGAGCCGTCGATCGAGGACACGATCTCGATCCTGCGCGGGCTGCGCGAGCGCTACGAGGTGCACCACGGCGTGCGCATCCAGGACTCCGCGCTCGTCGCGGCCGCGACCCTTTCCGCGCGATACATCTCCGACCGGTTCCTGCCGGACAAGGCCATCGACCTCGTGGACGAGGCGGCGTCGAAGCTCCGCATGGAGATCGACTCGATGCCCGCCGAGCTCGACGAAGTGGACCGGCGGATCCGCCAGCTCGAGATCGAGCGCGAGGCCCTCCGAAAGGAGACCGACGAGGCCAGCAGGGAGCGCCTCGTCCGTCTCGAGAAGGAGCTCGCGAACCTGAAGGAATCGTCCGAGGGCCTGCGCTCCAGATGGCAACAGGAGAAGGCCGCGATCCAGCAGATCCGCGAGAAGAAGTCCCAGCTCGAGCAGGTACGCATGGACATCGAGAAGGCCGAGCGTGCCGCCGATTACGGCAAGGCCGCCGAGCTGAAGTACGGGACCCTCGCCGCGCTCGAGCGAGAGGTCCGCGAGGCGGAGGAGAAGCTCGCGTCGCTGCAGCGCGGCGAGAAGCTGCTCACCGAGGAGGTCACGCCCGAGGACATCGCCGAGGTCGTCGCGAAGTGGACCGGCATCCCGGTCACCAAGCTCCTCGAGGGCGAGGTCTCGAAGCTCCTTCGGATGGAGGAGAACCTCCACGCTCGCATCGTCGGACAGGAGGAGGCGGTGACCGCGGTCGCCAACGCAGTGCGGCGCGCGCGCGCCGGTATGCAGGATCCGAACCGTCCGCTTGGCTCGTTCCTGTTCCTCGGTCCCACCGGCGTGGGCAAGACCCTTCTCGCCAAGGCGCTCGCGGAATTCCTGTTCGACGACGAGAAGGCGATGGTCCGCATCGACATGAGCGAATACATGGAGAAGCACACCGTCGCTCGCCTCATCGGCGCGCCACCCGGGTACATCGGATTCGAGGAGGGCGGGCAGCTGACCGAAGCGGTCCGACGCCGACCCTTCGCGGTGCTCCTACTCGATGAGATCGAGAAGGCTCATCCGGACGTCTTCAACGTCCTGCTGCAGGTGCTCGATGACGGCCGTCTCACCGACGGTCACGGTCGGACGGTCAGCTTCAAGAACGTGGTGATCATCATGACCAGCAACGTCGGCTCGACGTTCATCACCGAGCTCGCGGACCAGCCCGAGATGATGCGGAAGCGCGTCATGGATGCGCTCCGCGGGCAGTTCCGTCCCGAGTTCCTCAACCGCGTCGACGAGATCGTCATCTTCAAGAACCTCGTGACCGAGCAGCTCATGGAGATCGTCGAGAAAGAAGTGCAGATCCTGGCGAAGCGTCTCGCGGAGCGCAAGCTCACTCTCGAGCTCACGAGGAACGCAAAGGCGTTCGTCGCGAAGGAGGGCTGGGATCCGGCCTACGGTGCCCGTCCGATCAAGCGCACGATCCAGCGCCTCATCCTCGACCCGCTCGCGCAGAAAGTGCTGTCCGGCGAGTTCAAAGAAGGCGACACCGTCGTCGTTGACGCTGACAACGGCAAGGTCGTCTTCTGGTCGCAGCAGTACGCCGCGGAGAAGGCCGAGGAACATGAGAAGAAGCCGGTCGGCGCGGGGAAGATGAACTAG
- a CDS encoding M28 family peptidase, with translation MRALAALLVTLSVSCGAIPASVGLNTSSPTAAAVPSTAAASASIAASATARPTPTPSPTPKPIADIVAQINPAKLDDHLRALTSFVSRHPLHPGHARAVAYLMEQLTAIPGVVVQDIPTSYNGVRLDNIFATINPLAAGAEGFLGGAGMVCAHYDSTANRTPGWRPALDPAPGADDNATGTAALLEYARILAADRASLRMPIVLAFFDGEEYFFKGSLAYLQSLPPPNPYRWVINIDMVGFNPLADRLDLVYYTAKSAGLRDRVKDANQRYAIGISPLVEQLATTDAFILDAAPFGLVGGIPSVALVQRYGEIDSTFPGNFTFHTVNDTPDKITNKRLWLKAAKLTLATALDLARGGAQL, from the coding sequence ATGAGGGCTCTCGCCGCACTGCTCGTCACGCTATCTGTGTCATGCGGCGCGATACCGGCGAGCGTCGGTCTGAACACGTCATCACCGACGGCCGCAGCGGTCCCGTCGACAGCGGCGGCGAGCGCTTCCATCGCAGCGTCCGCGACGGCTCGTCCTACGCCCACGCCGAGTCCGACACCGAAGCCGATCGCGGACATCGTCGCGCAGATCAACCCAGCCAAGCTCGACGATCATCTGCGCGCCCTGACCTCCTTCGTATCGCGTCATCCACTGCATCCGGGACACGCCAGGGCGGTCGCATACCTCATGGAGCAGCTGACCGCGATCCCGGGCGTGGTCGTGCAGGACATCCCGACTTCGTACAACGGTGTCAGGCTCGACAACATCTTCGCGACGATCAATCCGCTCGCCGCCGGCGCCGAGGGCTTCCTCGGCGGCGCCGGGATGGTCTGCGCGCACTACGACTCCACCGCGAATCGCACGCCGGGCTGGCGTCCCGCGCTCGATCCCGCGCCGGGCGCCGACGACAACGCGACCGGTACCGCCGCGCTGCTCGAGTACGCGCGGATCCTCGCCGCGGATCGCGCGTCGTTGCGCATGCCGATCGTGCTCGCGTTCTTCGACGGCGAGGAGTACTTCTTCAAGGGCAGCCTCGCCTATCTGCAGTCCCTTCCGCCGCCGAATCCGTACCGTTGGGTGATCAACATCGACATGGTCGGATTCAATCCGCTCGCAGACCGCCTCGACCTCGTCTACTACACGGCGAAATCCGCAGGGCTGCGCGACCGCGTGAAGGACGCGAACCAGCGCTACGCGATCGGCATCTCGCCTCTCGTCGAGCAGCTCGCGACCACCGACGCGTTCATCCTCGATGCCGCGCCCTTCGGTCTCGTCGGCGGCATCCCATCGGTCGCGCTGGTGCAACGCTACGGTGAGATCGACTCGACGTTCCCCGGCAACTTCACGTTCCACACGGTGAACGACACTCCCGACAAGATCACGAACAAGCGCCTCTGGCTCAAGGCCGCGAAGCTGACGCTCGCAACTGCGCTCGATCTCGCGCGCGGTGGGGCGCAGCTCTGA
- a CDS encoding RNA polymerase sigma factor produces MIPDEELIDAARRGDRDAFARLYEACYPSVYRFAYFHTRTVADAEDAAADAFLSAIENVRRFRGTAVQFTGWLIRITRNTIIDRGRKAKPQLPLEDVPDLVSHDRSGDVVERVTLQAALAKLGDDQRSTVVMRFVLGFSSRETAQVLGKTEGAVEQLQRRGLATLAKELSVRE; encoded by the coding sequence GTGATCCCCGATGAAGAGCTCATCGACGCGGCGCGTCGCGGCGACCGCGACGCGTTCGCCCGGCTCTACGAGGCGTGTTATCCCAGCGTGTATCGCTTCGCTTACTTTCACACCCGAACGGTCGCGGACGCCGAGGACGCGGCGGCCGACGCGTTCCTCAGCGCCATCGAGAACGTCAGGCGGTTTCGGGGCACCGCCGTCCAGTTCACCGGATGGCTGATCAGGATCACTCGGAACACCATCATCGATCGCGGCCGGAAGGCGAAGCCGCAGCTCCCTTTGGAAGATGTGCCAGACCTCGTTTCCCACGATCGCTCCGGGGACGTGGTCGAGCGGGTCACGCTGCAGGCGGCCCTGGCGAAGCTCGGGGACGATCAGCGTTCGACGGTCGTGATGCGCTTTGTGCTCGGCTTCAGCAGCCGGGAGACCGCGCAGGTGCTGGGGAAGACCGAAGGAGCGGTCGAGCAGCTACAACGCCGAGGCTTGGCGACCCTCGCAAAGGAGCTGAGCGTCAGGGAGTGA
- a CDS encoding class I SAM-dependent methyltransferase, with translation MDHAEHVRLLRDGVTRGGRWADLGAGTGAFTLALAELVGPEGEVVAVDRDRGALRQLERAVRPGGATVRTLAADFTKAVDLASLDGVVMANSLHFVRDKAPVLEIVRTMLKPSGRLLLVEYDADHGNTWVPHPLTFETWRALADANGFTGTRELASVPSRFLRRIYSAASIRV, from the coding sequence ATGGATCACGCGGAGCACGTTCGCCTCCTTCGGGACGGAGTCACGCGCGGCGGGAGGTGGGCCGACCTCGGCGCCGGGACGGGCGCCTTCACGCTCGCGCTCGCGGAGCTCGTCGGACCTGAAGGCGAGGTCGTCGCGGTCGACCGTGACCGCGGCGCGCTGCGCCAGCTCGAGCGCGCGGTTCGACCGGGTGGCGCGACGGTCCGCACGCTTGCCGCGGACTTCACGAAGGCGGTCGACCTCGCGTCCCTCGACGGTGTCGTGATGGCGAACTCGTTGCATTTCGTTCGCGACAAGGCGCCGGTGCTCGAGATCGTGCGTACGATGCTCAAGCCATCCGGACGCCTGCTGCTCGTGGAATACGACGCCGATCACGGGAACACGTGGGTCCCGCACCCGCTGACGTTCGAGACGTGGCGCGCGCTCGCCGATGCGAACGGTTTCACAGGCACGCGCGAGCTCGCGAGCGTACCCAGCAGATTCCTCCGGCGGATCTACTCGGCGGCGAGCATCAGGGTCTGA